In Candidatus Scalindua japonica, a single genomic region encodes these proteins:
- a CDS encoding ABC transporter ATP-binding protein has translation MIEEIDNSYLCAKEICKEYTIGKTSIRVLDGVNLDIKKGEILIILGASGAGKSSLLHILGILDTPTSGHVSFKGENLSIMGQKKLAEKRNRIFGFVFQFYHLLPDFNALENVLMPRLIGRRFFKSTSKKYHTEKAIQLLERVGLKDRINHRPNELSGGEKQRVAIVRSLMNDPEILLCDEPTGNLDTKSGSEIQKLIWDLNENTKQTVVIVTHDERFAELASHVVRMADGKIINYSRN, from the coding sequence ATGATAGAAGAGATTGATAACAGTTATCTGTGTGCGAAAGAAATTTGCAAGGAATATACAATTGGCAAAACGTCTATCCGTGTGCTCGATGGTGTAAATCTGGATATAAAAAAGGGTGAGATATTAATCATTTTAGGCGCTTCTGGTGCTGGAAAAAGCTCACTCCTCCATATTCTGGGTATATTAGATACTCCTACTTCAGGTCATGTGAGTTTTAAAGGTGAAAATTTGAGTATTATGGGGCAGAAAAAGTTGGCAGAAAAGCGGAACAGGATTTTCGGGTTTGTATTTCAGTTTTATCATCTGTTACCGGATTTTAACGCATTAGAAAATGTTTTGATGCCTCGCCTGATTGGCAGAAGATTTTTTAAATCAACATCGAAGAAGTATCATACGGAAAAAGCAATTCAGCTTTTAGAACGTGTGGGTCTTAAGGATAGAATAAATCATAGACCAAACGAACTCTCTGGCGGAGAGAAACAGAGAGTGGCGATTGTCAGGTCATTAATGAATGATCCTGAGATATTGTTATGTGATGAACCAACAGGTAATCTTGATACAAAGTCAGGAAGTGAAATTCAGAAATTAATTTGGGATTTGAATGAAAATACGAAGCAGACAGTGGTAATAGTTACTCATGATGAAAGGTTTGCGGAATTGGCCAGTCATGTAGTGAGAATGGCTGATGGTAAAATTATTAATTATTCCAGGAATTAA
- a CDS encoding TraR/DksA family transcriptional regulator — MKVAELAQYKQILLDLRKKLVGNVTFMEDEALGKSRQDASGDLSNVPIHMADVGTDNYDRDLTIGLIQNGEEELKAIDNALERIGNKTYGTCEECGKKIAKARLAALPYVNNCIECQRLEEEGEEGEEETG, encoded by the coding sequence TTGAAAGTAGCAGAATTAGCGCAATACAAACAAATACTTTTAGATCTCAGGAAAAAACTGGTTGGCAATGTGACCTTTATGGAGGATGAAGCATTAGGTAAATCCAGACAAGATGCATCCGGAGATCTATCAAATGTCCCTATCCACATGGCAGATGTAGGCACCGATAATTACGACCGCGACTTGACGATTGGATTGATCCAAAATGGCGAAGAAGAGTTGAAGGCTATTGATAATGCACTGGAAAGAATAGGCAATAAAACATATGGCACTTGTGAGGAATGTGGAAAGAAAATTGCCAAAGCACGTCTTGCGGCATTGCCTTATGTAAACAACTGTATAGAGTGTCAGAGGCTGGAAGAAGAGGGAGAAGAGGGAGAAGAAGAAACTGGCTAA
- the guaA gene encoding glutamine-hydrolyzing GMP synthase yields the protein MHSKTHEAILVVDFGSQYSHLIARRIREQNVYSKIVSHKITPEDVKQQNPKGIILSGGPASVYASGAPRCNEKLLYMDIPVLGICYGFQLGSQILGAEINSSENREYGNTRCTVKDHSTLFSSLDDSIDVWMSHGDQAMELPDDFQSLAYSDNCPYAAARHKERDFYGVQFHPEVTHTPSGKQILNNFLFKICGCSGDWEMSSYIKSAVEKVQKQVGKEKVICGLSGGVDSAVAAALIYNAIGSNLSCVFVDNGLLRMNESESVIKTFKENFKVDLHFVNARERFLEKLSGVTDPEQKRKIIGHEFIDVFKDEANKIADIKYLAQGTLYPDIIESVSAHGGPTVTIKSHHNVGALPSELGFELVEPLKELFKDEVRKMGSELGLPDDIIWRHPFPGPGLAIRIIGDITEDRLQTLRFADEIMIQEIKSAGLYGKIAQAFAVFLPVSTVGVMGDERSYENVIALRAVESTDFMTADWVKIPYEVLARISSRIINEVRGVNRVVYDISSKPPSTIEWE from the coding sequence ATGCATAGTAAAACACACGAAGCTATACTTGTTGTTGACTTCGGTTCACAGTACTCTCATCTGATTGCAAGGAGAATCAGGGAGCAAAACGTTTATAGTAAAATAGTATCACATAAAATAACTCCTGAAGACGTCAAACAACAGAATCCTAAAGGAATTATTTTGAGCGGTGGTCCTGCCAGTGTTTATGCTTCAGGCGCACCAAGGTGTAATGAGAAGCTGCTTTATATGGATATACCGGTTTTGGGAATATGTTATGGGTTTCAATTGGGTAGCCAGATATTAGGTGCTGAAATAAATTCTTCGGAAAATAGAGAATATGGAAATACCAGATGTACCGTGAAGGACCATTCCACTCTATTCTCTTCACTGGATGATTCTATAGATGTCTGGATGAGCCATGGCGATCAGGCAATGGAACTTCCTGATGATTTTCAGTCTCTTGCGTATTCTGATAATTGTCCATACGCTGCGGCAAGACATAAAGAAAGGGATTTCTACGGTGTACAATTCCATCCGGAAGTTACGCATACTCCATCCGGTAAACAAATTCTGAATAATTTCCTTTTCAAAATCTGCGGCTGTTCCGGAGACTGGGAGATGAGTTCCTATATAAAGAGTGCTGTAGAGAAAGTACAAAAGCAGGTGGGGAAAGAAAAAGTTATATGTGGTTTATCAGGTGGCGTTGATTCTGCCGTTGCCGCAGCCCTTATTTATAATGCGATAGGCAGTAATCTTTCATGTGTTTTTGTAGACAACGGATTGCTGAGAATGAACGAATCAGAAAGTGTGATTAAAACCTTTAAAGAGAATTTCAAGGTAGATTTACATTTTGTGAATGCGAGGGAGAGGTTTTTAGAGAAATTGTCAGGGGTAACCGACCCGGAGCAGAAACGGAAAATTATCGGTCATGAATTTATTGATGTATTTAAGGATGAAGCAAATAAAATTGCTGATATCAAATACCTGGCACAGGGCACTCTCTACCCGGATATTATAGAAAGTGTTTCTGCGCATGGAGGGCCTACTGTTACTATTAAAAGCCATCATAATGTGGGGGCGTTGCCTTCGGAGTTGGGTTTCGAACTTGTCGAACCCCTAAAGGAGCTTTTTAAAGATGAAGTTAGAAAAATGGGTTCTGAGTTGGGGCTGCCGGATGATATTATATGGAGACATCCCTTTCCCGGTCCGGGCCTTGCCATAAGGATAATAGGGGATATTACAGAAGATAGATTACAAACTCTCAGATTTGCGGATGAAATAATGATACAGGAGATAAAATCGGCGGGTCTGTATGGAAAAATTGCCCAGGCTTTTGCTGTATTCTTACCGGTGAGTACTGTTGGTGTTATGGGAGATGAGAGAAGCTATGAGAATGTTATTGCACTCAGGGCGGTTGAATCAACCGACTTTATGACAGCAGATTGGGTAAAGATACCATACGAAGTACTGGCCCGTATTTCGAGTCGTATCATTAATGAGGTCAGAGGTGTTAACCGTGTCGTTTACGACATCAGTTCAAAACCTCCAAGTACCATTGAATGGGAGTAA
- the yidD gene encoding membrane protein insertion efficiency factor YidD produces the protein MKYLIVKFIRTYQIILSPISRPSCRFYPTCSQYAVEAIEKKGIIVGLLKGIWRVVRCNPFGGSGYDPVK, from the coding sequence ATGAAATATTTAATTGTTAAGTTCATACGAACGTACCAGATAATTCTGTCACCAATTTCACGCCCATCGTGCCGCTTCTACCCAACATGCTCACAATATGCTGTAGAAGCAATTGAGAAAAAAGGAATTATTGTAGGGTTATTAAAGGGAATCTGGAGAGTTGTAAGATGTAATCCTTTTGGCGGATCAGGATATGATCCGGTTAAATAA
- the pabB gene encoding aminodeoxychorismate synthase component I, whose translation MTNFVNKTGKKLIIRELDPATDLLKIFRQTQGNSKNFFLDSADNNEKTGRYSFIGYDPFLTVMSKGCNILTQNGHSITRKTGNPFDELRRLLSSFHMENSFEFVPFTCGAVGYFAYDLCHFIEKLPDTTIDDIEFPEMCFSFYDTIIGVDHLENRYFLLSVNINQNSQKSTAKRIDHVLRMIRNGLNLPYEEESRIKGNKIKRKIISNYSKENYLKAVDRAKQYISAGDIYQVNLSQRFQTQIETSPYDIYKRLREINPASFSSYLKFDNKYIVSSSPERFLSLKNTPIGTGKQSDKIERIIQTRPIKGTRPRGKEEDINKRMKEELLSSKKDDAELAMIVDLERNDLGRVCNYNSVKVTEKKILETHPTLYHLVATVEGNLHSRYDTIDLLKATFPGGSITGAPKVRAMQIIDELEPTKRSVYTGAIGYLSFNGNIDLNIAIRTFLVKDDHIFFQVGGGIVADSNPEDEYQETLHKARALIETLE comes from the coding sequence ATGACAAACTTTGTAAACAAAACCGGGAAAAAACTGATAATCAGGGAGTTAGACCCAGCTACTGACTTGTTGAAAATATTTCGCCAGACCCAGGGTAACTCTAAAAACTTTTTTCTTGATAGCGCTGACAACAATGAAAAGACCGGAAGGTACTCATTTATAGGCTATGATCCATTTCTTACCGTCATGTCAAAAGGCTGTAATATATTAACACAAAACGGCCATAGTATTACCAGAAAAACCGGAAATCCATTTGATGAACTGAGGCGTCTGTTAAGCAGCTTTCATATGGAGAACAGTTTTGAGTTTGTCCCGTTTACGTGTGGCGCTGTCGGATACTTTGCCTACGATCTGTGCCATTTCATTGAAAAGCTACCTGATACTACCATTGATGATATTGAATTTCCGGAAATGTGTTTCAGCTTTTATGACACAATTATAGGTGTTGATCATCTTGAGAACCGATATTTTTTACTATCTGTAAATATTAATCAGAATTCCCAAAAAAGTACAGCGAAAAGAATTGACCATGTGTTAAGAATGATTCGTAATGGATTGAACTTACCTTATGAAGAAGAGTCGCGAATTAAAGGAAACAAGATAAAACGAAAAATAATAAGTAACTACTCTAAAGAAAACTATTTAAAGGCTGTAGACCGTGCAAAGCAATATATCAGTGCGGGAGACATTTATCAGGTTAATCTTTCACAGCGTTTTCAAACACAGATTGAGACATCACCCTATGACATATATAAAAGATTAAGAGAAATAAACCCCGCATCATTTTCATCTTATTTGAAATTTGACAATAAATACATAGTCAGTTCATCTCCGGAAAGATTTCTATCTCTGAAAAACACACCGATTGGTACTGGTAAACAGAGTGATAAAATAGAGCGAATTATTCAGACAAGGCCAATCAAAGGTACCCGGCCCAGAGGCAAAGAAGAAGATATTAACAAAAGAATGAAAGAAGAATTACTCTCAAGCAAGAAAGACGATGCGGAATTAGCGATGATTGTAGACCTTGAACGAAACGATCTTGGACGGGTGTGTAATTATAATTCAGTAAAAGTAACAGAGAAAAAAATACTGGAGACACATCCTACGTTGTATCACCTTGTCGCAACAGTGGAAGGAAATCTGCACTCACGGTATGATACCATAGACTTACTAAAGGCTACATTTCCGGGAGGTTCAATAACCGGTGCGCCGAAGGTAAGGGCCATGCAGATTATTGATGAATTAGAACCAACCAAACGAAGTGTATACACCGGTGCAATAGGATATCTGAGTTTTAATGGAAATATTGATCTAAACATTGCTATAAGAACATTTTTAGTAAAAGACGATCATATCTTTTTTCAAGTTGGAGGTGGGATAGTCGCAGATTCCAACCCGGAAGACGAGTATCAGGAAACACTTCATAAAGCCCGGGCATTAATAGAGACGCTTGAGTAG
- the pabC gene encoding aminodeoxychorismate lyase, producing the protein MPDTVGNISSGDRGFLYGDGIYETLRSYNAKPFKLSEHLERMRHSAKQLRISFDYTNAEIGEWINKLIEKNCGQDAYIRITLSRGTGGGRLQMADNIDSTCLVQVKPFTPYEKKLYDEGMSLIISNCRRSTSNPIYCYKSTNLLTSILLKEEANNKFAHEAIILNTDGHVAECVVSNIFLVHGGSVVTPSLDTNILPGITRRTVLDICNDNDISVSENRFTIETLVKSDEIFITNSLMEIMPVSRIENYKIGETIPGKITRLLMNAYKRLI; encoded by the coding sequence ATGCCGGACACAGTGGGAAATATTTCATCTGGAGACAGGGGGTTTCTCTATGGTGACGGCATTTATGAAACACTTCGTTCGTATAATGCGAAGCCTTTTAAGCTTTCTGAGCATCTGGAACGTATGCGACACTCTGCAAAGCAGCTCAGGATTTCTTTCGACTATACTAATGCAGAAATAGGCGAGTGGATAAATAAACTGATAGAGAAGAACTGTGGCCAGGATGCCTACATCAGAATTACACTTTCAAGGGGCACAGGAGGAGGCAGGCTTCAAATGGCTGATAATATTGATTCAACTTGTCTGGTCCAGGTCAAACCATTTACACCGTATGAAAAAAAGCTTTACGACGAAGGAATGTCTCTGATTATTTCAAATTGTCGAAGAAGTACTTCAAACCCGATTTACTGTTATAAATCAACGAATCTATTGACAAGTATTTTGCTGAAAGAAGAAGCAAACAATAAATTTGCCCATGAGGCGATTATACTTAATACAGACGGACATGTTGCCGAATGTGTGGTAAGCAACATTTTTTTGGTACACGGTGGGAGTGTTGTTACCCCTTCACTTGACACAAATATCCTTCCGGGAATAACAAGGAGGACAGTGCTTGATATTTGTAATGACAACGATATCTCAGTCAGCGAAAACCGTTTTACAATAGAAACATTAGTCAAATCGGATGAAATATTCATTACCAATTCTCTGATGGAAATAATGCCGGTTTCAAGGATTGAAAATTATAAAATAGGAGAAACAATACCAGGAAAGATTACGAGACTGCTTATGAATGCTTACAAACGCTTGATTTAA
- the lysS gene encoding lysine--tRNA ligase: METLEQTRIEKLNRLREKGVDPYGAGYDHATPLKEVIDAYSEEEEGKKVKCAGRIMTMRRQGKASFLHLKDWTGKLQVYVKLNNVGEEKYEIFRLLDLGDIIGVEGGVFKTRTGEITVFADDFTVLSKALLPPPEKWHGLKDVEIRYRQRYIDLSSNDDVMGLFLKRSNIIKSIRNFLDKRNFVEVETPMMQSIPGGAVAKPFITHHNVLDMDLFLRIAPELYLKRLLVGGMERVYEINRNFRNEGLSTRHNPEFTMMELYQAYSDYNGMMELTESLVTGLAQDMYSKFEIPYGERSIDLSPPWKRCTFSDLLSKYASVDLDDEEGLKAKGKELGIEVEDVHKDVIAEHIFGELVEKELWDPTFVIDYPVSICPLTKSCEDNPHLAQRFELYIATMELANSYSELNEPLEQSKRFREQVADEDTEGKIDEDFLKALKYGMPPAGGLGIGIDRLVMVLTNSTSIRDVILFPLLRQQS, from the coding sequence TTGGAAACTCTTGAACAGACCAGGATTGAAAAATTAAACAGACTCAGAGAAAAAGGAGTTGATCCTTATGGTGCAGGTTATGACCACGCCACACCTTTAAAGGAAGTTATAGACGCTTACTCGGAGGAAGAGGAAGGTAAGAAGGTGAAGTGCGCAGGCAGAATAATGACTATGAGGCGCCAGGGTAAGGCTTCTTTTCTTCACCTTAAGGATTGGACCGGCAAACTCCAGGTTTATGTTAAACTGAATAATGTGGGAGAAGAAAAATATGAAATTTTTCGTCTGCTTGACCTCGGAGATATTATTGGTGTAGAGGGTGGAGTATTTAAGACTCGGACTGGTGAGATAACCGTTTTTGCTGATGACTTTACTGTTCTTTCCAAAGCGCTGCTTCCTCCACCTGAAAAATGGCATGGTTTAAAGGATGTTGAGATCAGGTACAGGCAGCGTTATATTGACCTCTCGTCAAATGACGATGTAATGGGCCTTTTTTTAAAGAGGTCTAATATCATAAAATCAATCAGGAATTTTCTTGATAAAAGAAACTTTGTTGAAGTTGAAACTCCTATGATGCAGTCCATTCCGGGGGGGGCGGTGGCAAAGCCTTTTATTACTCATCATAACGTGCTGGATATGGATCTGTTTCTGAGGATAGCGCCTGAATTGTATTTAAAGAGACTTCTTGTTGGAGGGATGGAGAGGGTTTATGAAATTAACCGTAATTTCCGGAATGAAGGTTTATCGACACGGCACAATCCGGAGTTTACGATGATGGAGCTATATCAGGCATACAGCGACTATAACGGGATGATGGAGTTGACCGAAAGCCTTGTTACCGGTTTAGCGCAAGATATGTATAGCAAGTTTGAAATTCCTTATGGTGAACGTAGTATTGACTTGTCACCTCCTTGGAAGAGGTGTACATTCTCTGACCTGTTGTCTAAGTACGCTTCTGTGGATTTAGACGATGAAGAAGGATTAAAAGCAAAAGGCAAAGAATTAGGTATTGAGGTTGAAGATGTTCACAAGGATGTTATTGCTGAACATATTTTCGGAGAGCTTGTTGAAAAAGAGTTGTGGGACCCGACATTCGTAATTGACTATCCTGTCAGCATCTGTCCATTAACGAAATCCTGTGAAGATAATCCTCACCTGGCACAGAGGTTTGAATTGTACATTGCGACAATGGAACTCGCCAATTCCTATTCAGAGCTCAATGAACCGCTAGAACAAAGTAAACGATTTCGTGAACAAGTAGCTGATGAAGATACTGAAGGTAAGATAGACGAAGATTTCTTAAAGGCCCTTAAGTACGGAATGCCACCTGCCGGTGGTTTAGGAATAGGAATTGACAGGTTGGTAATGGTCCTGACAAACAGTACTTCCATTAGAGATGTAATTTTGTTTCCTTTGCTGCGGCAACAGTCTTGA
- the ilvE gene encoding branched-chain-amino-acid transaminase, with amino-acid sequence MGPKVYINGNLYPKEEAKVSVFDHGLLYGDGVFEGIRCYNGTVFKHSEHIDRLYDSAAAISLEIKLTRDELKNAVLDTLKANNLRDSYIRLIVTRGEGKLGLDPFNCEESQIIIITDTIQLYPKELYEKGLDAIIVRTIRNHSKALSPSIKSMNYLNNILAKIECINAGAAEGIMLNTEGYVAECTGDNIFIVKNNEIFTPPASAGILIGITRDVVIDLAKEDGITVREEQLAQGDLFNADECFLTGTAAEIIPVANIDGRKIATGTPGKITLRLLNKYQELTRSHSSV; translated from the coding sequence ATGGGGCCGAAGGTATATATAAACGGAAATTTATACCCAAAAGAAGAGGCGAAGGTTTCTGTCTTTGACCACGGGTTGTTATATGGTGATGGGGTCTTTGAAGGGATCAGGTGTTACAATGGTACTGTATTCAAACATTCAGAACATATTGACAGACTTTACGATTCTGCAGCGGCGATTTCTCTGGAAATAAAGTTGACCAGGGATGAGCTTAAAAATGCTGTCTTGGATACACTAAAGGCAAATAATTTAAGAGACTCTTATATTCGGTTGATAGTAACCAGGGGAGAGGGAAAACTTGGGCTTGATCCTTTTAATTGTGAGGAGTCACAAATAATAATTATAACAGACACCATACAGCTGTATCCTAAAGAGCTATATGAGAAGGGTCTTGATGCAATTATTGTCCGGACTATACGCAATCATTCAAAAGCACTCAGTCCCTCGATAAAATCTATGAATTATCTTAATAATATTCTTGCAAAAATAGAATGTATTAATGCCGGTGCTGCCGAAGGTATCATGTTAAATACAGAAGGTTATGTTGCAGAGTGTACCGGAGATAATATTTTCATTGTTAAAAATAATGAGATTTTTACACCTCCTGCTTCCGCGGGAATTCTGATAGGTATAACGAGAGACGTTGTTATCGATCTTGCAAAAGAAGACGGTATAACCGTGAGAGAAGAGCAGTTGGCTCAGGGTGATCTGTTTAATGCTGATGAGTGCTTTTTGACTGGAACTGCCGCGGAGATAATTCCCGTTGCTAATATAGACGGTAGAAAAATTGCTACGGGAACCCCCGGTAAAATTACTCTACGTTTATTAAACAAATATCAGGAGCTTACGAGATCGCATTCTTCCGTGTAA
- the lspA gene encoding signal peptidase II, whose product MSRNTTLFLIVTFCGILLDLITKWIVFEKLNGTGRLVIIKRFLGFVCSRNEGVAWGFAQGRNNILIFFCITAIGAILWFYKTFDKSGIIPHIAFGMILSGAIGNLWDRIFHHHVRDFIDVHLGFGYHWPTFNIADALICVGVCLILYDTLFTKKQENPLTRKNAIS is encoded by the coding sequence ATATCGAGAAATACTACGCTGTTTTTGATTGTTACTTTTTGTGGTATTCTTCTTGATCTTATAACAAAATGGATAGTATTCGAGAAATTAAATGGCACCGGCAGGCTTGTCATTATAAAAAGATTTTTAGGATTTGTTTGCAGTCGAAATGAGGGTGTTGCCTGGGGCTTTGCCCAAGGCCGAAACAACATACTCATTTTTTTTTGTATAACCGCTATAGGTGCAATTCTGTGGTTTTATAAAACCTTCGACAAATCTGGAATAATCCCCCATATTGCTTTTGGCATGATACTTTCAGGTGCTATTGGGAATTTATGGGACCGAATCTTCCATCACCATGTCAGAGATTTCATAGATGTCCATTTGGGGTTTGGGTATCATTGGCCAACATTTAACATAGCAGACGCTCTCATATGTGTGGGAGTATGCCTGATTCTTTATGATACATTATTTACAAAGAAACAGGAAAATCCGCTTACACGGAAGAATGCGATCTCGTAA
- the rnpA gene encoding ribonuclease P protein component codes for MDQGFSKKERLLKRKEFQHVFDNGERYGNDQLKIYALSNGGSVSRLGLVVGRKFGNAPRRNRFKRILREAYRLNKSLLSSGADIVVIPRQGLKELTLMTIEEKFKIILTQINNKLKK; via the coding sequence ATGGATCAAGGTTTTTCCAAAAAAGAGCGATTGTTGAAACGAAAAGAATTTCAGCATGTCTTTGATAATGGAGAGAGATATGGAAACGATCAGTTAAAGATATACGCGTTATCAAATGGCGGATCTGTATCCCGACTGGGCCTCGTTGTGGGAAGAAAATTTGGCAACGCACCCAGGCGTAATAGATTTAAGCGAATTCTTCGAGAAGCATACAGATTAAATAAAAGTTTATTGAGCAGTGGAGCAGACATAGTTGTAATTCCAAGGCAGGGTTTAAAAGAACTCACATTAATGACAATCGAAGAAAAGTTCAAAATAATCCTGACACAAATTAACAATAAGTTAAAGAAATGA